A segment of the Tautonia rosea genome:
TTTTCGAGCTCGGCAATCAACGCATCCAGATCACGGACAATGTCCTGTTGTCGGACCTGGACCGGCTCGCCGGTCTGGGTGTCCTGCAGGTCTCGAACGACCCGGCCCATCTTGACGGAAATGCCGGTGATGGGGGCCTGCGCGTTCGATTCGCTGCCGACCAGGCCGATGACACAGGCCACGCTGAAGAGTAGGGGAACGATTCGCATCGTCGAAGACCTCATACGAAGAGAACGATTGTTTGTCACTGAATACGTCTGCCGAGTGTTCTCATCGATCACAAATCCACCTCGCCGCCAAGGCCGGGCGGTTCCAACTGCCGGCCGATCTTAGAGAGCGATGCACGAATCTCATCCTGATTGTTGCGCAGGGCGTCAATCGCTCGACGCAATTCGGCTGAGAGGGGAGTGTCGTCGGGCCGCGTTTCATCCACGATCACCGTGTCGTCGTTCAGACGCGTTTGAAGCATGCGAATCATCTTCAACTCCGCGACCAGGCGATTGAGTTCCCGTTCCCGATCGCGAGGGTTCGTGGGCAGCGGGGTTCCGGGGGGCGGCGGGGTCGAGGGGGGGAGCCGCCGCATGGCCTGAATCAGGCCGAGCAGGTCCTCCTCGATGCGTCGCTCCAGGGCAATCGTCGGTTGGGTCGCATCACCCGCCTTGAGCAAGGCTTCGACCGCCAGCATCTCGCGTCCTAGCACGCGGAGCGAGGTTGGCAGGGCGATTCCGAACTCGGTGATCTCAACCAGATCGGTCAACTGTTCGATGCGAGCCGCCAGCTCGGCCTCACTCTTGGCCAGTCCCGCCAGAGCGATCAACGCCGTGCGCGATTGCTCGGCCGCTCGGGGGGCCTGGGCTTCCGTCGATTCCCGGATGGCGACCTGAGCCTCGTACATTTCGGTCAAATCGGCCAGAATCTGCGCTTGCAACTCCGTGCGCAGTTCAACAAGCAAGTCTTCCATTGCTCCGGCGAGTGTCTCGCGCGATTCCAGAAGCTTTTTCAGGGCATCAAGCTGATCGTTCGCTGCCGGCTCGGGCTCGGTCTGGGCAAGGTTGCCCTCGGCGTCTCGCATCGCTCCGCTGGCGTCGATGAGATTCTTCTGAAGCGAGACTCCCGCATCTCCCAGCCGAGACGAAACACGAGACAGGGCGTCGGTGGCATCTCGGTTTCGGTTCTGGTCGCGTTCGAACTGGCGGAACTGATCCTCGGAAATGGCAGCTTCGGCCTCGGCGATTCGCTCATCGAGCCGGTCGCGTTCCTTGAGAAACAGGTCGAGTGCCTGCTGCCCCGAGTTCAGGGCCGGATCCAGCGAGTCCGCCTCCAGGTGGGTTGTCGTGTCGTCCACATGGGGAATCGCTTGCTTGAGCCAGGCCGGTTCGCGCTCGGCGAAGAGCGGATCGGCCGCCAGCGTGGCCGCAGTCTCACGGACACCAGCCTCCCGAGCAATCGCTCCCGACACCGCCTCGGCCCGATCCTTGGGTGTTGCCGCATCTTTGCCGTTTGTGGTCGTCTCAAGCACCGCGTTTTGATCGCGGATGATCGACTCCAGGTCCTCCCGTCGTGATCGGAGGCGATCCAGCTCTTCCTGCGTCTCGATCGCCGAACGAGACCAGGCCAACTCGCGCTGTTCTTCCTTGATGATGCGTTCGAGCTGAGCGAGAGTCTCGCGCATCTGACGAAGCCGGGCGAGTTTCAGCTCGAAATCCAGATCTTCCGCCAGCAAGAGATTGCGAAGATGTTCAAGCTTTGCCAGCAGTTGACGGACCTCCGTCTCTGCCTTTCCGAGCTGGGCTTCCTCAAGCAGGGCTTGCGTATCACGCATCTGCTGGAGGATCAGTTCCTCTCGCGAAAACTTCAGCGCCAGTCGAAGCCGCGAGGCGTTCTCGGGTTCAAGGTTGAGCAAGGCCTCGGAGAGCCGGAACATCCGCTCCTCCAGTTCGGCCATTTGCGCGGCCACGTTCTCCTGGGTGAAGCCCATCCGGCTGCGATCACCGCCCAGGGGGACCGCAGCCTCGGTGGCGGCAGGGGGCGACGGAGCGTCGGTGTCCGCCTCGGCCGGGGTCGAGGGTTTTGGCGTGGGTGTGTCGAAGATGTCATCGATTCCGTCCTGAGCGACGACGGCATGCGCAAGCACCATCGAGCCCAGGAGGAGCGAGAGCATCAGCGGCAGCCGCGGGAGGCACTGGCTAGGGAAGCTCATCAAAAACCTCCTCGGTCCGGGAATCCCGGACTTGCTCGGTGGCGTCAAGAATGGATTGTTGCATCTTAATCACTTCGGCGACCTGATTCACGACATCGACAAAACTTTCCCACTGAGACATTTGTTCGAGAATGGTATTCATCTGGTTGACCACCTCCTCGTGCAAGGCTCTGGCCGTTTCCGGGTCGGCTCCCTGACGAGCAGCCCCACCCCCGAGGGCTTGCAGGACGTTCCGCAGCTCGGTCATCGGCCCGGCGCTCAGCGATCGCATGGGGGTGATGACCCCGTCTTGAAGCAATCGATGTGATTTGGCCGAGCCGATCTGATTCAGTTGCATTTCCACGAGGGTGTCGGCAATGCGCCCGCTGATCTGTTCAAGCTGCCTTGCCTGCGTCACCATCACTCGAAGCGCACCGAGCATCGCGTCACGATCTGGTGTCTCCGCCAGCGCGTCGCGTTGACCATCCACCGCGTCCAGGGCGGTGACGAACTTCGCCCGCTCTGCTCGTTGGCGGATCAAGATTTCATAAAAAAGTTCCTCGGGCGAGACCACCTGGAATCGGAGCGCGCCCGACTGCCCCCGTTGTACGCCTCGGGTCGAGGCATCTTCGGCCTCTGCAACGATCACGAAGGTTGTTCCCAGGGCCGGCGGCTGCGTGAGCAGATCCACATCGTGCCTTGCCTGGTGATCGAGCACGGCGCGCCCTTCGCCAGAGGGAATGGGGATAGGAACCGTTTCCCGATCGGCCCGTCCTGACGCGGCATTTTCCTGAGCAGGAGAAAGGCGATCGATCTGGAGGTTGACCTTGGCCAGGCCCAGGTCGTCGGTGGCCGTGAGGCTGAGTGGAATCGTTGCCACCGGTGTGACTCGCGATCCCACGCCCAGGGCCCTTAAGCTCACGCGAGGCTCTCGGTCGCGGAGCAAGGCGATCGAAAGAAACACGGATCGTGATTCAAGGCCGGTCGGCTCGGAGGTCAGTCGAAGTTCGAGCGTCGTGGCCTCCTCCAACGTCCATCGCGTTTCGAATGTTCGATCGTCGATTCGGGAGGGAGACGGGACCGCCCCCGGCTGTGCGTCGATGCGAAGATCGGCCAGAGGTTCCGAACCCGTCAGTGTCAGCTCGATCTCGGTGTCAGGGAGAACGGTCAGCAGTTGTCGTGGATCGTCGATCGTGCGGAAGGCGTTGTTCGGTGACCCAGGCTCCCGGACCCGAAGGCGAATCGATGCGAGGCTTGGGCGATCCACCCGCTCAATCCGGAACGGGCCAAGCCAGTCGTCGCCGCCTCGCAAGGAAACGCGTGACGACTCGTTGGACGCTGGAATCTCGAAGCGAAACCGAGAAGGTTCCACTGCGGTCATCACGCCATCGCGTCGACCTCTTCCTTCAACCTCCTCGCGAATGCTCACGCGATCGGGTGTTTGAAGCGATTGCGGGGCCGATCGGAGCAGCAAGGGGGCTCCTCGTCCCGGAACGTTCCAACGATCGCCGATCTGTTCCAGATCCGGAAGATCTGATCGAACCTCGATCACGAACGGTTCGTCTCGGGGAGCAAGCAAGCGGTCCTGATCGGCCAGGCCGACCACGCTGAGATACGTTCGCTGCGGCCATCGCTCCGACGACCCGAACAGCCAGCGATCCACGCTCAACCGCGCCGCTTGGGGAGCAAGCAAGGCGAAGGCGATCGGCACCAGCAGACAGCCCACCAGGCCGGCAAGTTGCCTTGCTGTTCGCCGGCGGTTCCAGAGCAGGTGCCAGTCGGATTGGGCCAGGGCCTCACTGGCCAGACGCACCGCCAGCCGGACCATCGCGGGCGAGGCCGAGCCGTTTGGTTCGCCCAGTAGGGTCGGGAGCTGAAGCACGTCGGCCACGCGTTGCCCTGTCCCAGGGCGGAAGCGATCGACGGTCATTGCCAGTCCCAAATCGTCGAGCTTCGACGCGTGCCATCGCGCCCACGTCCGCCAACCAATCCCGATCAGAACCAGCGGGGCGACGACTCCCATCACCACCAACCGGGTGGTCGTGCCAAACCGCCCGAGCCAGTCGAGCAACACGAGCAGGGATGCCGTCACGGTCAGGACCAACATCGCATCGACGAGTGATTCCAGCGCGGACTGCCACGTCAACCGCCGCCGAAGCCGCGCAAGCCGATCGCGCAGGAGCCGTTGCTCCCTCTCCAGCGATTCGAGTTCCGGAAGCTCGTCGGTCGCGATTGTCACGATGAGGCGTCCTTCTGGGCGAACGAACAGAATAGGAGAGTCCGATTAGATCATGCGTACGAGTTTGCGAACGATCCATTCACTCGTCAGGGCGATCATGAGCAGCGCGGCCAGCAATGGAGCGTTCCAGAGTTCCTGCCGCGTTTCCAGGGTGCGAGTCACCTCTCGCATCGAGATCAGTTGATCCAGGCGATCCAGATCGGTCAACTCAATCACCTGACCGCCCGTCATGCGGGCCAGATCGTTGAGCAAGGGGCGGTTCAGGCTCGGCTCATCGACTTCGCGACGCGGGGGATCGACCCGGAACGTGGTGGTCGAGACTCGCACACCCGACCCCGGGTCGCCCGTCGTTGCGGGAACGATGCGCAGGGTATAGGCCCCGGCGCGATCCGCCGGGAAGGTGGCGGTCAGGCCGGCGGGATCGCTCGGGTCGGGGTCGAACCGGATCGGCTCGGGGGGCTCTCCGGCGCGCTCCAGCTCGGCGATTAGGTCGGACCCCTCGGCAATGGCCGATTCATCGGTAAAACGAACCTGCATGGCCACCGTATCACCGACCCGGTAGCCCTCCTTGCCCAGCCCGACCTGGAACGGGAAGCGACCGCCGAGTGCCTTGTTCCGCCCGACGCGATCGATCAGGCGAGCCCAAAACCCATCAAAGTAATCTTCCGAGAGATACCGCCAGCGATACGTGCTGTCGAAGCCGAGGAAAACCGTTCGCCCCGGCCCGTAGAGCTGTGAGGCGAGCAAGACGTGCCGACCGTACTGGTTCTGCATCCTCGGGTCGCCGTGGCGCGCCAGCACGGTCGCGCCGGGTCGGGCCCGGGTGACGGGAAAGCTCCAGTACATTCCCGGCAGGCTGCTGAGAATCGCCCGGTTGCGGATCGGGTCGGGATGGAAGGCGAAGACCGGATCGGCTCGCCCTTCATTCGTGAGATCCAGCACATAGGTGTTTGCCGAGCTCAGTCGGACCTCCGCCTCGGTCCGATAGAGTCCCGGATCGCGAACCACCGGAAGGATGCGCGTCCACGAGTCAGCAGGCAATCCGCCGGCGTCTTCGTCGAACAGTTGCTGTGAATGCAGTTCACCCGCCACGAAGATGAGCCCGCCGGCATCCTTGCCCACGAAGTCAACAATCATCTGTTCCCACTCGGGACCGAGCGCGCTCATGTCGGGATCAACAAGCACAAGAACATCGTAATTTGCCAACTCCTCTCGCGAGTTCGGCAGGCGAAGGATCGGCCGATCGCCGACCTGCCGATACCCCGCGTCGGCGTGCTGGAGCCACGACACGAACTCGACCTGGGCATCGCGTTGCATGGCATTGCGGAGAAACTGAATCTCGGGAGACGGCCCGCCGGCAATCAGCAAGACGCGAATCTGCTGTCGGACGACCCGAGCGGCCGCGGTCACGTCGTTGTCGTCGAGGGTCAGCTCCGGCCCGGCGTCCTCAAGCCGAGCTCGATACTCGTACGAGCCGACGACGCTCGGCGTGGTTCGAAACGTCTCCCTCGTCAACTGACCATCCTCGCCGAGCGCAATGCGACGCTCCTCGATCGCCTCCCAATCCCCTTGATTGATGCGACGTTCGAGCGTGAGTGTGGCCTCGGCATCCTGCAACCCTCTGGCATCCACCACGGCGGCCAGGGTCATCGGTTCGCGGACGAAGGCGACGGGACTAAGCTCCAACTCGGCCAGGCGAACGTTTCGGGGACCTTCTTCCGACCCGGCTGCAATCGCAAAAATCGGGATGCCTTGATTGGCTGCGGCCTCGGCCACGCGAATCGGGTCTTCCCCCACGTTCGATCGGCCATCGCTCACGAGCACGATGCCCGCCACCGGCCGGCCTCGATGGCTTGCCAGAACGCCCCGCACGGCGTCTCCCAGCGGTGAGACCGCGCGATCGGCCTCGATCGCGTCGAGCGATTCCGGTTTTCCTTGAGAGACACCCCCCCCCCGACTGGCAGACTCCAACGTGTCCAGCGAGACGGTCCGGCCCTTGCCCAGCCGCTCAAGCTGAGGACTCAAGGTCCTGCGCACCAGGTCGATGCGAGCGGTTTCTCGCAACCGAGCCGCAGAGGATTTCCCCTCCTCGGGCTCGATGCCGAGCATCGTGGCAACTGCCGAGGCGCGTGCCTCGTCTGTGTACGGATCGGAGAACCGCATGCTTTCCGAATCATCCACAATCATCAACAGGTGAGACGGAATCGACTCGCGGCGGCTGGTGATCAGCACCGGCTCGGTCAACATCGCGGCCACGGCCAGCAGGGACACCGTGCGCAGGCCGACAATCAGGGCGCGACGAGGGCGGCTCAGATCTGTCCGTTCTCGACGGGCGAGAAACCAGAGCATTGCCACGATCGCCAGTGTGACCAGCGTGAGGGCCAGGACCCCACCGCCTCCCGGCACGGCCGAAAGCTCTAGCCGAGACTTGCCGACCATCTCGGCCCCCGGCGACGTTTCGATGCCCAGCATGTGCTGCCAGAGACTGCGGTTCATGTCGGATTCGTATCGTAAGAAAAGAGAATGGCTCAAACGAATGCTAACGCGATCGGCCGATCCAGGTTGTGAGCATTGGCTCGGCAATCATCAGGGCAAGCAATCCCCAGGCGAGCGCTCGCCAGAGTTCCCGGCCGGTCGGAGACGAGAGGGCTTCGGTTCCGCTTCGGCCGGAGGCCACCTCGACCTCCAGGGGCTCAAGCAGTTGGGTGACCTCGTCACGACCGATCCGATCCAGCTCACTTTCGCGGGGATCAGGATTCGCCGCCGAAAGCTCGTTCTGAACGCCAAGCGGGCCCTCTTCCCAGGTCAGCCGGTAAAGACCCGCGCGGCGCGTATCGGGAACATCAATGATGAGAGAGGTGCTGGGATTCTCGTCGCTGGACGGATTCAAGGGAACGGCAGTGAGTGCTCGCGGCTCGCCGTCATTGGGTGGGAAGAGGCGGATGTCGCTCAGTGACTGGCTGGTCTCCACCACCTTCCGAATCGGTTCGCCCGCCGTGACGGTATTTGCTAGGGGAGTGGCCCGTGCCGTTCCCCGTACGGCTTCGCGGATGGCCAGCACGAAGCTCGGCTCGACCGGCCAGTCGTTGCCGTCGCGGTCGGCTGTGGTCGTCCAGAGCAAGACACGACCCTCCCCCACGATCCGCTCGATCACCGCGGGCGATCGCTCGGGATCGTTCCAGCGGGCGAGCACCCGGATGCTTCCCTCGGCATCGTCTCCTCCCTCCTCAACCGTCATCACTTGCCGTACCGCCACCCGCTCCAGCGCCGAGGGCCGAAGCTCCAGCAAGGCTTCCAGCGGAGACGGTCGCACCGGCTCAATGATGACCCCGCGAATCTCCTGATCGACCATTCCCCGCATCCGCGCCGGCAGCAGGCGAGCCTCGTCGCGATCGAACAGATCGTGATACGATCCGATGTCCATCCTGGCTCCGGCGAAAATCATCAGACCCATCCCCTCACGTACCTGTCGAATCAGACGATCCGCCTGTTCCGGAGTGGGCGAGGCAACGTTGGCAAGGATGAGTACATCGGGAATTGCAAGCCTGTTCGACAGAAAATCCTCATCTTGCACCACCTCGACGCGCCAGGCGTCGGCGTCGCCCACGCCGATCGAGAGCGGAGCGGCCAGGTAATCGACCTCGCCGCCAAACGGCTCCGAGGACGGCTCGCCATCGACCAGGCGGATGAGGAGCGACTCCTTCACCTCCACCGCGGCCCAGCGGCGGTTGTCGCCGGGCAGGGGGTCTTCGGGCAGCTCAATGGCCAGGTCGTGCGGGCCGAGGCCTGGAAATCGGACCGTGATCGGCACACGAACGCTCGATCGAGCGGCGATCTCCGGCAAGGGAAGCTCGGTCGGGGCATCATCGACGCGGAGAATCGCCGAGGCTCCTGTGATGGTACTCGGCGAGTCGTTCCGGATCGTCGCCTCCCAGCGGCTTTCGGCATCGGCCAGGATGGTTCGGTCGAGCGGTTGCAGAGACTCGACCGCGAGGTTCCCCGCTCGGTCGCCGTCGTCTCCCACATCCACGATTCGAACGATGAGTCCGCGTTCCTGCCACCGTCGGGCCATCGGCCCGACCCCTTCATCCCAGCCCGATCGGCGTAAATCGGTAATGATTGTCAGTTGCTGGGTCGGAAACGTGCACGATTCCAAAACTCCATCCAGCGCCTCGAACACGGCGGGCCATCCGGTGTACGTTTCCGTCTGAGCCAATCCCAGGGCCGCGCTCGACAGCTCGTCCTGGCGGCTGCCTTCGACTTCCAGCAGGACCGGGACCCCCGGCCTTGAAGTCGTCACCAGTGAGCAGCGGTCCTGCGGCCTCGCCTGGGCGAACAGGGCCGCGGTGACCTCTCGGGCCTCTTGAAACGCTGGGGGGCCTTCCCCCTCGTATCCCATGCTCAGGGAATCATCCACCAGGACGATTCGGCTCGTCCGGCTTCCCGGCCCGGCCCAGCCTTCCAGGCCGGTCGGGTCGAGGATTGGCCGGGCGAGCATGAGAAAGAGGAGGATCGGTAACGCAATGCGCAAAAGCAAGAGCAACCACTGTTCGATCTGCAGGCGTCGGCGATTGCGACGCACCGTCAGTTTCAGCAGTCGCATCGGTGCCCATTCCACGCGTCGGAACCGTCGGCGGTTCAACAGGTGGATGATGAGCGGGACGGCGCCCAGCAAGGTTCCCCAGAGGAGCAGGGGGGTGAGAAAGGTCATCATGGCTCAGGACCGCCCCGCCTGTCGGGCCGCTCGGTCGGCGTCCAGCCGCGCGTGGAGGAAGACACTCAAGGCGTCGGCCAGCGGCTCGTCGGTGACGAACCGCACATGGTCATAGCCACGTTGGCCGCATTCCCGGCGGGTGTTTTCCAGGAAGTCTTCCATCGCCTTGCGATACTCGCGGCGGAAGGCCCACGGCTCGGCAAATAGTTCCTCATCCCCTTCGATGTCCTTGAAGATTGTCGGCCCGTCGAACGGCAAGTCCAGCTCGTCGCGGTCGAGGATCTGAAGGATCAGGGCCTCGTGACCCTGGAACCTGAGACGGTTGAGGCTGTCATACAAGCCGTCGGGATCGGTGAACAGATCCGAGACCACCACGACGACACTCCGCCGCTTGAGCTGCCCGGCAAGCGATCGCAGCAAGCCGCCCAGATCCGTCGTTCGGCTCGGAGCACAGCGTTCGAGCTGCGCCGTCATCGCCACGATCTGCGCCTGGGTGGCGTTTGGCGGCAAGGTCTCGGTCGCCTTTTCGTCGAACAGGACCAGGCCGACCGGGTCCTGTTGCCTGACCAGCAGCAAGGCGAGCGAGACGACCAGGGTGGCGGCGTAGTCAAACTTCGAGAGTGCCGCCCGGGCCCCTTTGTACGCCATCGACGCACTGGCATCGACGACGAACGTGACGCGCACGTTGCTCTCTTGCTCATATTGCTTGATGTAGTGCCGATCGGATCGTGCGAAGACACGCCAGTCGAGCCGCCGCAGGTCCTCGCCGGGCGAGTACTCGCGGTACGAGGCGAACTCGATGTTGAAGCCGAGAAACGGGCTGCGGTGCTGGCCGCTGATCGCCCCTTCGGCCAGGCGACGGGAGCGGAGCGTCAGGTCGGCGATCCGGGCGATCGCGTCAGGATCGGAATACGTCCGCGACGGCGTCATCGGCGGCCCCCTTGCGGATCGGGATGTCGTCCAGAAGGCGCTGGATGATCGAGTCGCTCGACTCTCCGGCCGCCTGGGCGTTGTAGTTGATGACGACGCGGTGACGGAGGACCGGCCGGGCGACCTCCTTGATGTCTTCGGCGGTCACGCTTGGCCGGCCCGCCAGCGCGGCCCGTGCCTTGGCCGCCAGAATCAACGCCTGACCGGCTCGAGGTCCGGCCCCCCAGGCGACCCAGTCGCCAATGTACGACGGCCCGCCGTGTTCGGGGCCTCGGGTGGCCCGCACTAGGTCCATCGCGTAGTCGATGCAATGGTCCGACACCGGGACCCGGCGCACGAGCTGTTGCAAGGCGGCGATCCGCTCCCCGGCGATGATCGGCACGATCTCCTGCCGGTCGGCCCCGGTGGTTACGCGGTAGATTTTGCGTTCTTCATCGGGAGTCGGATACTTGATGAAGATCTTGAACAGGAATCGGTCGAGCTGGGCCTCGGGAAGCGGATAGGTTCCTTCCTGCTCGATCGGGTTTTGCGTGGCCAGTACGAAAAACGGGTTCGGTAAGCCGTGGCGGTGGCCGCCGGCGGTGACCTGGCGTTCCTGCATCGCTTCGAGCAGGGCAGCCTGCGTCTTGGGAGGGGTCCGGTTGATCTCGTCGGCGAGGATCAGGTTGGCGAAGACCGGACCGGGGACGAACCGCAGTTCCCGGGCTCCGGTGCTGCGATCCTCGTACAACACCTCGGTCCCGGTGATGTCCGACGGCATCAAGTCGG
Coding sequences within it:
- a CDS encoding BatA domain-containing protein; this translates as MMTFLTPLLLWGTLLGAVPLIIHLLNRRRFRRVEWAPMRLLKLTVRRNRRRLQIEQWLLLLLRIALPILLFLMLARPILDPTGLEGWAGPGSRTSRIVLVDDSLSMGYEGEGPPAFQEAREVTAALFAQARPQDRCSLVTTSRPGVPVLLEVEGSRQDELSSAALGLAQTETYTGWPAVFEALDGVLESCTFPTQQLTIITDLRRSGWDEGVGPMARRWQERGLIVRIVDVGDDGDRAGNLAVESLQPLDRTILADAESRWEATIRNDSPSTITGASAILRVDDAPTELPLPEIAARSSVRVPITVRFPGLGPHDLAIELPEDPLPGDNRRWAAVEVKESLLIRLVDGEPSSEPFGGEVDYLAAPLSIGVGDADAWRVEVVQDEDFLSNRLAIPDVLILANVASPTPEQADRLIRQVREGMGLMIFAGARMDIGSYHDLFDRDEARLLPARMRGMVDQEIRGVIIEPVRPSPLEALLELRPSALERVAVRQVMTVEEGGDDAEGSIRVLARWNDPERSPAVIERIVGEGRVLLWTTTADRDGNDWPVEPSFVLAIREAVRGTARATPLANTVTAGEPIRKVVETSQSLSDIRLFPPNDGEPRALTAVPLNPSSDENPSTSLIIDVPDTRRAGLYRLTWEEGPLGVQNELSAANPDPRESELDRIGRDEVTQLLEPLEVEVASGRSGTEALSSPTGRELWRALAWGLLALMIAEPMLTTWIGRSR
- a CDS encoding DUF58 domain-containing protein; the protein is MTPSRTYSDPDAIARIADLTLRSRRLAEGAISGQHRSPFLGFNIEFASYREYSPGEDLRRLDWRVFARSDRHYIKQYEQESNVRVTFVVDASASMAYKGARAALSKFDYAATLVVSLALLLVRQQDPVGLVLFDEKATETLPPNATQAQIVAMTAQLERCAPSRTTDLGGLLRSLAGQLKRRSVVVVVSDLFTDPDGLYDSLNRLRFQGHEALILQILDRDELDLPFDGPTIFKDIEGDEELFAEPWAFRREYRKAMEDFLENTRRECGQRGYDHVRFVTDEPLADALSVFLHARLDADRAARQAGRS
- a CDS encoding AAA family ATPase codes for the protein MSTSTEDLDLAGLEELQTAHRQIREQMARQIVGQDEVVDQLLIAVFARGHCILEGVPGLAKTLMVQSLAQSLSLDFNRIQFTPDLMPSDITGTEVLYEDRSTGARELRFVPGPVFANLILADEINRTPPKTQAALLEAMQERQVTAGGHRHGLPNPFFVLATQNPIEQEGTYPLPEAQLDRFLFKIFIKYPTPDEERKIYRVTTGADRQEIVPIIAGERIAALQQLVRRVPVSDHCIDYAMDLVRATRGPEHGGPSYIGDWVAWGAGPRAGQALILAAKARAALAGRPSVTAEDIKEVARPVLRHRVVINYNAQAAGESSDSIIQRLLDDIPIRKGAADDAVADVFRS
- a CDS encoding DUF4175 domain-containing protein, translating into MSFPSQCLPRLPLMLSLLLGSMVLAHAVVAQDGIDDIFDTPTPKPSTPAEADTDAPSPPAATEAAVPLGGDRSRMGFTQENVAAQMAELEERMFRLSEALLNLEPENASRLRLALKFSREELILQQMRDTQALLEEAQLGKAETEVRQLLAKLEHLRNLLLAEDLDFELKLARLRQMRETLAQLERIIKEEQRELAWSRSAIETQEELDRLRSRREDLESIIRDQNAVLETTTNGKDAATPKDRAEAVSGAIAREAGVRETAATLAADPLFAEREPAWLKQAIPHVDDTTTHLEADSLDPALNSGQQALDLFLKERDRLDERIAEAEAAISEDQFRQFERDQNRNRDATDALSRVSSRLGDAGVSLQKNLIDASGAMRDAEGNLAQTEPEPAANDQLDALKKLLESRETLAGAMEDLLVELRTELQAQILADLTEMYEAQVAIRESTEAQAPRAAEQSRTALIALAGLAKSEAELAARIEQLTDLVEITEFGIALPTSLRVLGREMLAVEALLKAGDATQPTIALERRIEEDLLGLIQAMRRLPPSTPPPPGTPLPTNPRDRERELNRLVAELKMIRMLQTRLNDDTVIVDETRPDDTPLSAELRRAIDALRNNQDEIRASLSKIGRQLEPPGLGGEVDL
- a CDS encoding VWA domain-containing protein encodes the protein MNRSLWQHMLGIETSPGAEMVGKSRLELSAVPGGGGVLALTLVTLAIVAMLWFLARRERTDLSRPRRALIVGLRTVSLLAVAAMLTEPVLITSRRESIPSHLLMIVDDSESMRFSDPYTDEARASAVATMLGIEPEEGKSSAARLRETARIDLVRRTLSPQLERLGKGRTVSLDTLESASRGGGVSQGKPESLDAIEADRAVSPLGDAVRGVLASHRGRPVAGIVLVSDGRSNVGEDPIRVAEAAANQGIPIFAIAAGSEEGPRNVRLAELELSPVAFVREPMTLAAVVDARGLQDAEATLTLERRINQGDWEAIEERRIALGEDGQLTRETFRTTPSVVGSYEYRARLEDAGPELTLDDNDVTAAARVVRQQIRVLLIAGGPSPEIQFLRNAMQRDAQVEFVSWLQHADAGYRQVGDRPILRLPNSREELANYDVLVLVDPDMSALGPEWEQMIVDFVGKDAGGLIFVAGELHSQQLFDEDAGGLPADSWTRILPVVRDPGLYRTEAEVRLSSANTYVLDLTNEGRADPVFAFHPDPIRNRAILSSLPGMYWSFPVTRARPGATVLARHGDPRMQNQYGRHVLLASQLYGPGRTVFLGFDSTYRWRYLSEDYFDGFWARLIDRVGRNKALGGRFPFQVGLGKEGYRVGDTVAMQVRFTDESAIAEGSDLIAELERAGEPPEPIRFDPDPSDPAGLTATFPADRAGAYTLRIVPATTGDPGSGVRVSTTTFRVDPPRREVDEPSLNRPLLNDLARMTGGQVIELTDLDRLDQLISMREVTRTLETRQELWNAPLLAALLMIALTSEWIVRKLVRMI